Proteins encoded in a region of the Leishmania panamensis strain MHOM/PA/94/PSC-1 chromosome 7 sequence genome:
- a CDS encoding 60S ribosomal protein L7a, putative (TriTrypDB/GeneDB-style sysID: LpmP.07.0550), protein MPGKEAKRATQPVKAASPYKKPAAASRFTARPKNFGIGQDVPYSRDLSRFMRWPTFVTMQRKKRVLQRRLKVPPALNQFTKVLDRTSRNEVLRLIKKYAPETRKARRDRLHKAAEEKKKDPRKTVSTRAPLAVVTGLQEVTRAIEKKQARMVVIANNVDPVELVLWMPNLCRANNIPYAIVKDMARLGDAIGRKTATCVAITDVNAEEEAALKNLIRSVNARFLSRSDVIRRQWGGLQLSLRSRAELRKKHARNAGVDAAAVVQ, encoded by the coding sequence aTGCCCGGCAAGGAAGCAAAGAGGGCGACGCAGCCCGTGAAGGCCGCGTCTCCGTACAAGaagcccgctgctgcgtcgcggTTCACGGCCCGCCCGAAGAACTTCGGTATTGGCCAGGATGTGCCGTACTCGCGCGACCTCTCCCGCTTCATGCGGTGGCCGACGTTTGTGACGATGCAGCGCAAGaagcgcgtgctgcagcgtcgcctgAAGGTGCCGCCGGCGCTGAACCAGTTCACGAAGGTGCTGGACCGCACGAGCCGCAATGAGGTGCTGAGGCTGATTAAGAAGTACGCGCCGGAGACCCGTAAGGCTCGCCGCGATCGTCTGCACAAGGCTgccgaggagaagaagaaggaccCGAGGAAGACGGTGTCGACGAGGGCTCCCCTGGCTGTTGTGACTGGGCTGCAGGAGGTGACGCGCGCGATTGAGAAGAAGCAGGCTCGCATGGTTGTCATCGCGAACAACGTGGACCCTGTGGAGCTCGTTCTGTGGATGCCGAACCTGTGCCGCGCGAACAACATCCCGTACGCGATCGTGAAGGACATGGCGCGCCTGGGCGACGCGATCGGGCGGAAGACGGCGACGTGCGTTGCGATCACCGACGTGaacgctgaggaggaggcggcgctgaagAACCTGATCCGCTCCGTGAACGCTCGCTTCCTGTCCCGCTCGGACGTGATCCGCCGCCAGTGGGGTGGCCTGCAGCTGTCTCTGCGATCTcgcgcggagctgcgcaagaagCACGCCCGCAACGCTGGTGTGGACGCCGCGGCTGTTGTTCAGTaa
- a CDS encoding hypothetical protein (TriTrypDB/GeneDB-style sysID: LpmP.07.0540) — MSSSASLSFTSGGAPIEGARGGEPAAAPSSSPTSSSSTSSYSQWWQRLYSAHTFTEGLRVVFEVVPLWVPVAGMVTTAGTYYITFRVRLFLAQWRIAERRRAERKYDLLDNLRGMTTVPVGAVHALDDDDDDDDDDDEEEDETAVSRRDVDEFRSSLGIRLPRDEDLMAIVERMLMSDTLPDGWVLYRTSAGIVRFMNLNTQELFFFPPNKRKERALIESELKKRNREAMESRYNFSYEDEGMNSSSLSPSRADPQNFVPSHRSSHEDSGHTGGNASPIDFDDGAGVEDPNDGLSSTFRRMFSYFLEREQKRIEQGVALARSSREGSALSGFSAGSSGNAVGGSGSGQGSGSGAGGASGTAGAGHDGAIAHRSTASMTYRVVSSSSIHGGRGGNN, encoded by the coding sequence ATGTCATCCTCTGCGTCGCTGTCATTCACATCTGGCGGCGCGCCCATCGAAGGCGCTCgtggtggggagcctgcagctgccccctcctcgtcaccTACATCCTCCTCTAGTACTTCGAGCTACTCCCAGTGGTGGCAACGTCTCTACTCTGCCCACACCTTCACAGAGGGGCTACGTGTTGTGTTTGAAGTGGTACCGCTTTGGGTACCCGTCGCCGGTATGGTCACGACTGCTGGCACGTACTACATCACCTTTCGCGTGCGCCTTTTTCTCGCGCAGTGGCGCATCGCTGAGCGTCGCCGCGCCGAGCGCAAGTACGATCTGCTGGATAATCTGCGTGGTATGACTACAGTGCCGGTTGGCGCGGTCCACGCActtgacgacgacgatgacgacgatgatgacgacgacgaggaagaggacgagacGGCGGTGTCGCGGCGCGACGTGGATGAGTTCCGCAGCAGCCTTGGTATTCGACTACCCCGCGATGAGGATTTGATGGCTATCGTCGAGCGCATGCTCATGTCCGACACACTGCCTGATGGGTGGGTGCTCTACCGCACGAGTGCCGGCATCGTTCGCTTCATGAACTTGAACACACAGgagctcttcttcttcccgcCTAACAAGCGCAAGGAGAGGGCGCTCATTGAGTCCGAACTAAAGAAACGCAACCGTGAGGCCATGGAGAGCCGATACAACTTCTCGTACGAGGATGAGGGCATGAACTCGagctccctttccccttctcgcgCCGACCCGCAGAATTTTGTGCCGTCGCACCGCTCCTCTCACGAGGACAGCGGACACACGGGGGGCAACGCCTCTCCTATCGATttcgacgacggcgccggaGTCGAGGACCCGAATGATGGCCTCAGTAGCACCTTCCGCCGCATGTTCAGCTACTTCCTGGAGCGTGAACAGAAGAGGATCGAGCAGGGTGTCGCCCTGGCGCGGTCGTCGCGCGAAGGGTCGGCACTCAGCGGCTTTTCAGCAGGTTCCTCTGGTAATGCCGtgggtggcagtggcagtggtcAAGgaagtggcagcggcgctgggggTGCCTCGGGGACCGCAGGTGCCGGCCACGACGGGGCCATTGCACACCGCTCGACCGCCTCTATGACATATCGCGTGGTATCCTCTAGCTCCATCCACGGCGGGCGTGGTGGAAACAATTAG